The genomic interval CCCTTGTGGGGAAAGGGTGCTGGAATTGCTCTACGGGAGTGAAGGTTCCAACTATTGGGACTACTGGAGCCAGGAGATGCCTTTCCTGGATTATGGACTCTGTCGCCCTCTCGTGGGATGAGGTGGAACTTCGGAGCGCGCGCATTCGAGcacggcggggtgggggagggggcggggggggaggctGTTGCGCGCAGTGTCtactcagagaaagaaacaggaacagagagatggggtggggaagaagggtaGGGGGGAGACTGTGATGGGGCGCAtgccccatccccatccccagagCCAGGGTCCCTCCTCACCAAGGACACATTGCACCAGTCCACACGAAAGTGAGGTGCCAAGGTGTCGTAGCAGGACAGAAGCGGAGGCTGGCCCTGGGCGCAACGAGCATGGCTGTCGGGAGATGCCACCATCTTCAGGCAGGTGGAGAAGGGTGAGGCCGAGCCTACCTTGATGTAAACCCTGGGCCCAGATAGAAGCCACGGTTAACAAATTGGGGAGGGGATGTACACTGGGCATTGGAGGTTTGAGGGTTGCGGGGCCACCTTGAGACCTGGGTTATGGGTGAGAGTACATAGCTCCACATCCTTCTAGGGGGCCTTACACTCCCACGAATGTCTTTGGATAGCTGGATCGTTTACGTCCTCGTAGGGTACCAGGGAGTGCGCCGTTTGGGGTAACTAAGGTTTGGGCTCCTCCTCCAGGTGGCCCTCCCGGACTGCACGCTTACCCTTCCTTGCGACCCTCAATGGGAAGGGGGACGCGACCCCCACGGTCCAAGGCAGAGGTAACGTTGAGTAGCTGGAGCTCCCCTGACTCCCAGAGCCCTCCCAAGGCTGTGAGGAAGCGACTGGCGGGCGTCGAGGGCAGCACTTCCTCCACATCGTGGCTTCGAACCAGGAACTCAGCCTGGTAAGGCAGCAGGGGGCCTGGAAATGCCAGGTTGGCACCCAGTTCTGCATGGATCCTTCCTGAGCCTTCCCCCTACCCACACTCAAGCCCCTCCCCATGCCCCCtgactcctcccttcctccctaaATCCCCATGCATCACAGGCCCCAAATGCCCTCCCCGTGGCCTCAACGACTTGCCCAAGGCCCCACACACTGTCAGCAGAACAGCCAGTTTCTACAACTCTAGAGCCCTCCCATGATGCCCAGCTCCCACTACGCCCAAGTGTCCCCttcacaccccctccctcccttccaaggGAAATCCCCCGAGACAGGCTtggtgggtgggagtggggcaggggtatGGCTGGTGGTACCTTCTGGGTCTCCAATCAACAGCACCAGCCTCTGCCAGGTGGTGTCAAAGCTGTCCCGATTGTACGCTATgacctggcagggggaggggatggggaagagggctGAGGGATGGGGTTAGGGGACAAGACATGTGGAGAGGACAGAGACGCCCTCACCTAAGAGGCATCTAAATTATGTAAATGGACATGAACGAATGCCCACATGGGACCCAGCCACTGGGGTCCCTGCTGGTACCTCGATGACCTGGCGCCCACGAtcttctggggtgggggtgccgtAGAGGAAGCCAGGGTGGTGGGGGCTGCGCTGGGTGTAACGGAGCCACCGAGGCAGGTCTGGGTGTCCCTGGAGGTGGGCGTGGTAGGTGATAGGGACGGTGGGTGGGACATCTGGTGAAAGGGAGGAGATTGGAGAAATGACCGGAGCCTTCGCCAGCCCCTGGCCAGTCCCCAGCCTTCCGCCCAACGCCCTTGGGGCCCCTCTCACCAACGTGCTCAGAAAGACTGGGGAAGGTTTCCTGGTCCAAGGTGTGGACAAAGACGCGGCCCACAAGAGGCTGCAAGGTGGTCTGCTGGGCCTCCgtgtcccccagccctgccaaGGGACCTGTGGGGACCCCAGAACCCCCAAACACATGCATCAGCCTTAGTACCAGGCAGGGGATAAGCTCCTGGTGCCCCTAAGAGACAGAAGTGGTGgtggcggggcggtgggggggggggggggctctcagGAAAGGACAGGGTGGGGCCTGGCTGTGACAAGTCCTAGACCTTTGTCGGTTTGGGTTCgtgggagccccctcccccactcattttagGCTTCCTTGGAGGAGTCACAGTGGGCGGGGACTGCTGTCGGCCTGAGAGGGGTGTGAGATGGGGGGGTGGTGTATGTGTGTTAAAGGCACTTGGAAAAGAACCCTTAAGAATGCTGGGTGtctgggaggctggaggggagggggagagggaaggaaattgTGGAGGAGGTGGGTAGCCATTCTGGaaccctctcccctttccccgcATACACGGGAGAGAGACCCACAGGAGAGGCCAGGAAAAGCTGAGCCAGTAGGATCCTGTGCCCCAGGGAGAGTATTTGCCCCAGCGGGCCCCCCCACCCTCACGGCCAAATTTAGCCTGGGCCTAGAAAGAAGGCAGACCAGCCAGCCCATTAAAGGGCCCACGACGCTCCGGGCTTGTGCCGTCAGGCCCACCTCGGCCTAGGGCACCCCACCCTTCAGAGCTCCCGGCCCCCCACTTCCCGgagccctgctcccagccccatTTCCCTGGACCTCCCACCGGACACAGCATTAACACCCCAAAGTCCTTCTGGCTCCTGCCCCCAGACTCCTCCCCTGAGGGACCTCTGTACTTTCGCCTCTCCACCCCTAAATCCTGTCCCTTCATCCTGGGCCTCCTCCCAGAAGAAGGCCCCAACTTGCCCACAAGGAGAAGAATCCAGATTACTGCTGCTGCCATGGCTGCCCCAGCCTGCCCGGCCCCTGTGAGTGACAGAGACAGGAgcggtggggaggagagagggagtggaggagggaggggaggagagagggagggacaatgGGGAGGTGTCCCAGAGCAGCTGGCCCCAGCTTCTGCCGGCGGGGGACTCCCCATTCCCACCCAGAGCAGGCACTGACCCTGGGGTGGACACTCTCTTCACATGACAAGGTCCCTCCAACGATCCCCTCCAGGTGGTCAGAGAATGTTTTCTAAGCCACTAACCTGATTCCCCCCTAAAAACACTAAGGGCTCCCCCTTGCCCTGAGTGTCCGGCTGTCGATGGCTTTCAGACCCTGCCTGTACCTGGCCCTCCTGTCCAGaatcccctcctctccccactacCGACCACACACACACTACCCCAGGGCTTCTGCACAGCCTCGCCCCACCCCTGACACACTCCCCTAAGCCTCCCAAGTGCCTTGCACAAGCTTAGAgttcccttcctgccctcctccgGCCGGCACACTCCATCACCTCGCAAGGACTCGGCAcaggcctcctctcctccctgaagTCTCCCTTTGCCCCCTCCTTCCGCTAGGCTGAGCTGGGTGGCCCCTTGGCCCCTGTCCACAGCATCGCGGGGCGGACCAGAGTCTTATTATCTTTGTATCCCTGGATCTGGTGCAGGCAGGTGTAGGGGACTAGGTGACGGCCTCCTTCCGAGTACGCTGAACAGCCGGGTGCCTGTTCACCCAGCCCGTGTCTCCAGACCCAAGTACTCCCAGCGTGTACCCCAGGTCTGGGAAGACAGACTGCGGCCTGCAGGCCTGGACGCACATCCCCCCCTTGACCACTCAGCTGGAGACGGGGGGCGTGAAAAACTCAATTGCCCTCTCTAGGCTCTGTTCCGGCAACTACAACTTGGCCAGGACACTGCTTACCTCTCGACGCCCTTGTGAGGAAGCCTCAACATCATGAACTCTGGCGCATGCGTACAGGGCACCTACCgcgtgccaggcacagaggaagCCTCCACGGGCAGCACCCTGCCCCCCACGGAGCTTGCACACCACCGGTGGGTAATGACAGGTAATCCCCTGCCTGCCACTCTGCTCCAGGCTTTACGGACATTTCCGGGCAGTAACTCGTTCCATTCCCCCAGCAGTTCCGTGAGGCGTTACTTTCATCCCCATTTTCAGGTGCGAAAAGGGAGGCATGAGGGCCGCTTGGGCTTCCCCAAGGCCATACTCCTGACCAGCTGAACACATGTGAACCACTCAGCCCAGTGCCCTACTCAACCCCCGTGGCGGCGGCTGCTCTTGCTGGTGGGgcacccttccccctccttcttgcCTCTGCCCAAGGATCTTGGTCCAGGCGCGAAGGGGGTGGGGTGCCCTTCTCTTTGGgggcttcttggaggagacagaggggactctccccagctgccctgaggaggaggcagagacccACAGGTGCCAGGGTTCCAAAATGCTCTGTGTTTCAGTGAGCACCCCTCCCGGGCCCTGAGATGAAGGGCCCTGGCATCTCACCGCCATACCCAACACCCCAAGCAAGGGTGGCGGGGCCCGAGGGACAGGGTGTCGGCCTGCCGGCGGGAACGACTAGCACGTGGGCAGCTTACTTAGTCCTCGTCTTTTTTGCTGTCTCTCCACCTGACCGTCCCACCCGTCCCTGGAGAGCCACCAAATTCCAGAGTCAGCGTCCACTCAGGCTCTCAGGCAGGGCAGGCTTTGTCCCAGAATCACCTGGGCACCTGTCCGCCTTCTCAGAGATGGAGGGCATGAGGGAGAAAGGTTCTGGAGAAAGCACAAAAGTCAGAGGGctctgggcgggggaggggggaggcagaggtgcCAGAGACTGGCTGGCGGCCCAGGCCTCAGCCCCTCCGTGGCTCCATGTGACTCCTCTGCTATATTTGGAGCGACCCACTCACACCCTCCGCTGTTTTCAGGAAGCAGGGCCCGAACCCAGTGCTGCCAGGCCCACAGAGGCCAGCTTCCTTACGGATCCTTCTCCCCTCCGCCTCCAAACCAGGGGACCCGGGGACTGTGCCAGGGGTCAGCTGGAAGTCCCCTGTGGCCCACCAGAGGACCTCACCCACTCAGAGCTATCTGGATGGTAACCTGCCTCTGTAACTCTCAACACCTGTGTTCCTTGGGAGCctgggcgggggatggggggtgcGGACAGAGAGTGGGGTCACACATCCTTCAACTTCTTACTTTGCAAATTTTACCTGAAACCGAAGTCCacagcccccccgccccgggtggctcagtcggctgggccactgacttcggctcaggtcatgaccgaTCGTgatcggttcgtgagttcgagccccgcgtcgggctctgtgctgacagctcagagcctggagcctgcttcagattctgtgtctctctcaaaaataaacattaaaaaaaaaaaaacccaaaaaactaaagcaaaaccaaaaacaaagccGAAGTCTACAGTTCTAATAAAAGAACGAACTGCCACGTACCCATCCCCCAGCTTCAATAGTTAGCAGCTCGTGGCCAATCTCCCGTCACATATACGACACCCGACTTTCCCTCCTAATTTCCTCTGTCAATACTTTGGCATGTATCTTTGAAAGATAATGACTCTTTTTTAAACAAGCACAATCGTTACACCTAGTGCCTTAGTATTCCTTAAAGTTAATAATAATTCCTTAAATCAGATAGTGTTCAGATTTCCATCCctcaaaaatgccttttttttttaaatgcatttgtttgaatcaggatccGAATAAGTACACACACTGCAACCGATTAATGTGTctcctttatatttctttaaatccaTTGGTTCCCTAtccaatcctctctctctctctctctccctatcttttTCCTTGAGGGAACCAGGTCATTTGTCGTGCAGTTTTCCAGTCTGGGTTTTGCTGATTTGCATCTCTAGGGTGTTCTTTAACATGTCTCTCTGGCCTCTGTACTTCCTGTAAATTGTATTTCCTGTACATTGTTATTTCCTGCAAATTGTAGTTGGATTGAGAGTCCTGATCAGGCGTAGGTTCTATTTTCTTTAGCAAGACCGCTTCACAGATGGTGGTATTGCTTCTTCCATCCCGAAGCACGGGCAACCACTGATGCTCTGTGCCTCATCTATCAGCCtttccccgccccccttcccaaAATGGTGATATTCCCATTCAATCACTCCTTCCTTTATTGGCTGGAATAATTCTAGACCCAGCAACTGCCCCTCGCTTACTGTTTGGTTACTGAGTGGTATGAAGGCAAGGTGGGATAAATACTTGATTCTGTTCTTGTATTTACCAATTTTGAGATAATGAATTGATTCTCTAGCATCCCTCGAACTTTGGCCggttagcttttttttaaaaacgttagTAGCATAATTATGACTTTATGGCTTTAAACATATTTGATCTTCAATCCACCGTGACTGGTATCGCTCCTGACCTTCATACTGTCCCTTCATGAGCTC from Panthera leo isolate Ple1 chromosome E1, P.leo_Ple1_pat1.1, whole genome shotgun sequence carries:
- the SGCA gene encoding alpha-sarcoglycan, giving the protein MAAAVIWILLLVGPLAGLGDTEAQQTTLQPLVGRVFVHTLDQETFPSLSEHVDVPPTVPITYHAHLQGHPDLPRWLRYTQRSPHHPGFLYGTPTPEDRGRQVIEVIAYNRDSFDTTWQRLVLLIGDPEGPLLPYQAEFLVRSHDVEEVLPSTPASRFLTALGGLWESGELQLLNVTSALDRGGRVPLPIEGRKEGVYIKVGSASPFSTCLKMVASPDSHARCAQGQPPLLSCYDTLAPHFRVDWCNVSLVDKSVPEPADDAPTPGDGILEYDPFFCPPTEATARDFITDALVTLLVPLLVALLLTLLLAYIMCCRREGRLKRDLATSDIQMVHHCTIRGNTEELRQMASSREVPRPLSTLPMFNVRTGERLPPRVDSAQVPLILDQH